One part of the Saprospiraceae bacterium genome encodes these proteins:
- a CDS encoding glycosyltransferase has protein sequence MEYTTCQFNDSYFPIMDGVGMTAHNYAHWLQENNVKSILAAPKVKNYKDDVDYKVYRFKSVQLPGMKPYRVGIPMVDVKFKKKIKQINFDLLHAHCPFVSGQFALKLAKKKNIPFVTTFHSKYRDDFKKIINNEYFINYMIKTILNFYNEADFVWVPNKATGNTLKEYGFKGALEIMPNGTDMEAPGKNKFQNYRKEGLKMIEADDTEFVMLFVGQHRWEKNVKLILEALKTLHNNKVKFKMIFVGEGYAAKEMKKLAKEFNLKDKVKFLGVITDRTELKKIYAASDLFVFPSIYDNSPLVMQEAAAFKIPSIVVAGSSSAENIIDGENGFTIENDRDSLVQKIAALIKDKQTIKKAGEGAINSIYHPWESIVKDVKERYVEIIKDHQYSNRDFNSIYHTPIHNRKKLILN, from the coding sequence ATGGAATATACTACGTGCCAATTTAATGATTCATATTTTCCAATTATGGATGGTGTTGGAATGACTGCTCATAACTATGCACATTGGTTACAAGAAAATAATGTAAAAAGTATCCTTGCAGCACCAAAGGTAAAAAATTACAAAGATGATGTGGATTACAAGGTATATCGCTTCAAATCGGTTCAGCTTCCGGGTATGAAGCCTTATCGGGTAGGCATTCCAATGGTTGATGTGAAATTTAAAAAGAAAATTAAACAAATCAATTTTGATTTATTACATGCACATTGTCCGTTTGTAAGTGGACAATTTGCACTTAAGCTAGCAAAGAAAAAAAACATCCCCTTTGTTACTACCTTTCATAGTAAATACCGAGATGATTTTAAAAAAATAATCAATAATGAATATTTCATTAACTACATGATAAAGACGATTTTAAATTTTTATAATGAAGCTGACTTTGTATGGGTGCCCAATAAAGCAACCGGAAATACACTGAAAGAATATGGATTTAAAGGTGCCTTGGAAATAATGCCAAATGGTACTGACATGGAAGCTCCTGGTAAAAATAAATTTCAAAATTACCGCAAAGAAGGATTAAAAATGATTGAAGCAGACGATACTGAATTTGTCATGCTATTTGTTGGTCAACACCGGTGGGAAAAAAATGTAAAATTAATACTTGAGGCCCTAAAAACGCTTCATAACAACAAGGTAAAATTTAAAATGATATTTGTCGGAGAAGGGTACGCAGCAAAAGAAATGAAAAAACTGGCTAAGGAATTTAATCTAAAAGATAAAGTAAAATTTCTTGGAGTAATTACCGACCGTACCGAACTCAAAAAAATTTATGCAGCATCAGATTTATTTGTGTTTCCATCAATTTACGACAACTCCCCACTCGTTATGCAAGAAGCAGCAGCGTTTAAAATACCTTCTATAGTTGTAGCTGGGAGTTCCTCTGCAGAAAATATTATCGATGGAGAAAATGGATTTACCATTGAGAATGACCGGGATTCATTAGTTCAAAAAATAGCTGCCTTGATAAAAGATAAACAGACGATAAAAAAAGCAGGAGAAGGAGCAATAAATTCAATTTATCATCCATGGGAAAGCATTGTGAAAGATGTCAAGGAGCGATATGTTGAAATCATAAAAGATCATCAATATAGTAATAGAGATTTCAATTCTATATACCATACACCAATACATAACCGAAAGAAATTGATTCTAAACTAA
- a CDS encoding DUF2007 domain-containing protein, which translates to MNSNNERKTVVLQVFPNLLEANLCKSKLLENGIDSFLLDENVIGLNPLGEVELKIFEEDLDKARILLTSD; encoded by the coding sequence ATGAATTCAAATAATGAACGGAAAACAGTCGTGCTTCAAGTTTTTCCAAATTTGTTAGAAGCTAATTTATGTAAAAGTAAATTACTTGAAAATGGTATTGATTCATTTCTACTAGATGAAAATGTGATTGGCTTAAATCCATTAGGTGAAGTTGAGTTAAAAATTTTTGAAGAGGATTTGGATAAAGCAAGAATATTATTAACCTCGGATTAA
- a CDS encoding tetratricopeptide repeat protein — MKQILLLGLQFIFAMDALTQQTMEQKIDSLIHLANTTDNEAIQLLLLNKICFAYNEQDPTKGLEFGMKAEKLAVKLDDMESLTQAYNGIGANYAMLSMHDLAVQYFEKAGLINLEIGNKKGYAQNLGNIGQVKYYAGDFDGALDYLIKSLRIMEQCNDTIGIAIQAGVIANIYNIQKQNDKALYYDSIALLHYKAAHDEDGIALTLGNLANRFSELGQQLLALENYQKAIDIYRKLGSKSGVARNLINMATIYNDQNNFKKAASLLTEAREVYTLLKDRRGFAIASGNLGTSYCKSYYQFESSDTSIEIVVDSKANLLSKAISYYKIAVDILIEIQEPTSLDAFSKELSLIYIEKQDYKNALKYFKIYSQTKDTIYSNESKIAIEKLTTEREIELKNKQIEINRLEVLKKRNERIYFILALCLLMMIAIFIYTNYKNQKRSNAKLAELNVQVSDTNTELELNNIALSSTLIHLKETQKQLIETEKQKENAIIRSRISQDIHDDISSGLTKISWLAELLIAKSTSDPTHSDLGLLDKINANSRETISKLGEIIWSTNPDRDNLESLLSYIRNYISKYLEDTSFQYKINFPEELPEIFINPALRRNLFLVLKEALHNAVKYSKAKEIKISFSLSDTYYCLSVGDNGIGMKEGVIQGGGNGLNNMRKRMEAIQGTLKIESSAETGTKIAFEGYLS, encoded by the coding sequence ATGAAGCAAATTCTACTTCTCGGACTTCAATTCATTTTTGCTATGGATGCTTTAACTCAGCAAACCATGGAGCAAAAAATCGATTCTTTAATACATCTTGCCAATACTACCGATAACGAAGCCATTCAGCTTTTACTTTTAAACAAGATTTGCTTTGCTTATAATGAACAGGATCCTACCAAGGGATTAGAGTTTGGAATGAAAGCAGAAAAGCTGGCTGTAAAGCTAGATGATATGGAAAGTCTTACGCAGGCATACAATGGGATTGGAGCAAATTATGCAATGCTATCAATGCATGATTTAGCTGTGCAGTATTTTGAGAAAGCAGGACTGATCAATCTCGAAATTGGGAATAAAAAGGGATACGCACAGAATTTAGGGAATATTGGTCAAGTGAAATATTATGCTGGTGATTTTGATGGAGCTTTGGATTATTTGATAAAGTCTCTACGTATTATGGAGCAGTGCAATGATACGATCGGGATCGCTATTCAGGCGGGAGTGATTGCAAACATTTACAATATTCAAAAACAGAATGATAAGGCCTTGTACTATGATTCTATTGCTTTGCTCCATTATAAAGCAGCGCATGATGAAGACGGAATAGCACTTACGCTCGGTAATTTGGCGAATCGGTTTTCCGAATTAGGACAACAGCTACTTGCTTTGGAGAATTATCAAAAAGCAATTGACATCTATAGAAAATTAGGCAGTAAATCTGGAGTTGCAAGAAATTTGATTAATATGGCAACTATTTATAATGACCAAAATAATTTTAAAAAAGCGGCAAGTCTTTTGACAGAAGCCAGAGAGGTATATACTTTACTCAAAGATAGAAGAGGTTTTGCAATTGCTTCTGGAAACCTTGGGACTAGTTATTGTAAAAGTTATTACCAATTTGAAAGTTCAGATACCAGCATTGAGATCGTAGTAGATTCAAAAGCTAATTTGCTGAGCAAAGCAATATCGTATTATAAAATTGCAGTTGATATTCTTATTGAAATTCAGGAACCAACTTCACTCGATGCATTTTCAAAAGAGTTATCTTTAATTTATATCGAAAAACAGGATTATAAAAATGCCTTGAAGTATTTTAAAATTTATTCGCAGACCAAAGATACAATTTATTCAAATGAGAGTAAAATTGCTATTGAGAAATTGACAACTGAAAGAGAAATCGAACTCAAAAATAAACAGATTGAAATAAATAGATTGGAAGTATTGAAAAAAAGAAATGAAAGAATCTACTTTATTTTAGCCCTGTGTTTGCTGATGATGATTGCCATTTTTATTTATACAAATTATAAAAACCAAAAGAGATCTAATGCTAAATTGGCAGAATTAAATGTGCAGGTGTCGGATACAAACACTGAGTTGGAATTAAACAATATAGCACTTTCTTCAACTTTGATTCATCTTAAAGAGACGCAGAAACAATTAATTGAAACAGAAAAGCAAAAGGAAAATGCGATCATCAGAAGTAGGATTTCACAAGATATTCATGATGATATTAGTTCAGGACTTACAAAGATTTCATGGTTGGCAGAACTGTTAATAGCAAAATCAACGAGTGATCCAACCCATTCAGATCTTGGCTTATTAGATAAAATTAATGCCAATTCAAGGGAAACGATTTCTAAATTAGGTGAAATCATTTGGTCTACGAATCCAGATAGGGACAATTTAGAAAGTTTGTTATCATATATTAGAAATTATATTAGTAAATATCTTGAAGATACTAGTTTCCAATACAAAATTAATTTTCCGGAAGAGCTGCCTGAAATTTTCATTAATCCAGCCTTGAGAAGAAATCTTTTTCTCGTTTTAAAGGAAGCTCTTCATAATGCTGTAAAATATTCTAAAGCAAAAGAGATAAAAATTTCATTTTCACTTTCGGATACTTATTATTGCCTTAGTGTTGGAGATAATGGAATTGGCATGAAGGAGGGAGTAATCCAAGGAGGAGGGAATGGTCTCAACAATATGAGGAAAAGGATGGAGGCAATTCAGGGTACTTTAAAGATCGAATCTTCAGCTGAAACAGGAACTAAAATTGCCTTTGAAGGATATTTGTCTTAA
- a CDS encoding glutathione peroxidase: MVRFVYFVIAIFFVSISFSQDKNMKTLYDFKVRTIDGKVFDFSTFVGKKILIVNTASECGYTPQYAELEALYKKYGGDQFAIIGFPANNFGAQEPGTNEEIKVFCTKNYGVTFPMMAKISVKGEDIDPLYKWLTLKSENGVEDAEVKWNFQKYLIDKNGHWVSVVSYKENPNCKKIVDWITNNE, encoded by the coding sequence ATGGTAAGATTTGTATATTTTGTTATCGCCATATTTTTTGTTTCAATTTCCTTTTCTCAGGATAAAAATATGAAGACACTTTATGATTTTAAGGTTCGGACAATTGATGGTAAGGTGTTTGATTTTAGTACATTTGTTGGAAAGAAAATATTAATTGTCAACACTGCTTCGGAATGCGGATACACCCCTCAGTATGCAGAATTGGAAGCGTTGTATAAAAAGTATGGTGGCGATCAGTTTGCGATTATTGGTTTTCCAGCAAATAATTTTGGCGCACAGGAGCCAGGTACAAATGAGGAGATTAAAGTGTTTTGCACAAAAAATTACGGTGTAACGTTTCCTATGATGGCCAAGATTTCAGTGAAGGGAGAGGATATCGATCCATTGTATAAATGGCTCACTTTAAAATCTGAGAATGGGGTAGAAGATGCTGAAGTTAAATGGAATTTTCAAAAATATCTGATTGATAAAAATGGACATTGGGTTTCTGTGGTATCCTATAAGGAAAATCCAAACTGTAAAAAAATAGTGGACTGGATAACGAACAACGAGTAA
- a CDS encoding esterase-like activity of phytase family protein has translation MKTSFTQFLLCSLLILLFKMESNSQIAMLQDYQNNSSAFIGTYKGVDFREAGFSGLFPIPETNNKEFWVCSDRGVNVDCANANLAACRPTYDKMYSFPSYAPKIHRVRIQNNILEILQTITVKRPDGGPASGIINPTGLGSTAIELASIDTVQDCANFLLKTTAKDTFGIDPEGIVVDKDGNFWLCEEGGATIWKLDPNGVLLKRYTPYANLPGAQSVDVQIDTVFKYRKNNRGFEGISITPNGKIYAIIQSGILYPTQAIGEASRVHRILEIDPVTNTQRMFAYLNDGVIGSGGNSIRLRDWKIGDMVAINDSTFLVLEAALRGTTDIKRIYLININQATPVNSGLYNGLTLEGLVDSSGLANNSIKAVKKTLFMDLLANGWPAVLDKAEGLAILNDSTIAVCNDNDFGQSCPLADGLPIATNNKSHIITYGLHGANKIPNYQNPPSINISQGQTGFSTSQTPYLIPTLPNVSFTSILTAGDTATNGYKMTGIPDGTGALDNEDGTFSLFVNHEIPSAGGVLRAHGAKGGFISKWIIDKNSLEVLNGSDLIRTVKLWNGSGYTNYNPEDTTSRKAFNRFCSADLPEVSAFYNDATGFGTEERIFINGEEAGNEGRAFAHIVTGPNAGTSYELPALGKFSWENALANPATGNKTIVIGTDDSTPGQVYIYIGNKTKNGTEVDKAGLTNGKLYGISVSGFNTETNTNIPAVNTAFGLIDLGIVSDSSGASLNTKSNNLGVTNFLRPEDGAWDPVNPNDFYFVTTNGFTSPSRLWRLHFNDINDMNSGGLISVLLVGTEGPKMMDNLTIDNSGHILIQEDPGNQTYIAKIWQYTIATGEIKEIAHHDPNRFLTGAVNFLTQDEESSGIIDVQSILGPGKFLLVDQAHYSIAGEVYEGGQILALFNGDTYNANPEIDLYGNGIEIFDGDPNPNPYNNTLFGVTNIGSTVDRTFIIQNNGVGNLNIQAIHFRGINAGSFSLVFPPIFPLNLQVGGSQSFTVRFTPNTTGTHVSTIHIISNDIDEKNYDFGLQGDVLTSVTSLNDKISNIDLFPNPTSYESILTLTAASAEQIHISIVDVQGKLVLTPIEKTLNVGKNAIPLSTSKLMSGIYFIQLKSGSYSNKLKLEVMH, from the coding sequence ATGAAAACTTCTTTTACACAATTTTTACTCTGTTCCTTACTAATATTGCTTTTTAAAATGGAAAGTAACTCGCAAATTGCAATGTTGCAAGATTACCAAAACAATAGTTCTGCATTCATTGGAACGTATAAGGGAGTTGATTTTAGAGAAGCAGGTTTTTCTGGATTGTTTCCAATTCCTGAAACCAACAATAAAGAATTTTGGGTATGTTCTGACAGAGGTGTAAATGTCGATTGTGCAAATGCCAATCTTGCAGCTTGTAGACCAACTTATGATAAGATGTATTCTTTTCCATCTTATGCTCCTAAAATTCACAGAGTTCGAATTCAAAATAATATTTTGGAAATCTTACAAACAATTACTGTAAAAAGGCCAGATGGTGGTCCGGCTTCAGGTATTATTAATCCTACCGGTTTAGGAAGTACAGCGATAGAATTAGCATCCATTGATACAGTACAAGATTGCGCTAACTTTCTTTTAAAAACAACGGCAAAGGATACTTTTGGAATTGATCCGGAAGGTATTGTAGTTGATAAGGATGGAAATTTTTGGTTATGTGAAGAAGGAGGAGCAACTATTTGGAAACTGGATCCAAATGGCGTATTGCTGAAACGGTATACACCCTATGCAAATCTTCCAGGTGCGCAATCGGTAGATGTACAAATTGATACGGTCTTTAAATACCGTAAAAACAATCGTGGTTTTGAAGGCATATCCATAACACCGAATGGGAAAATTTATGCAATTATTCAAAGTGGCATTCTTTACCCAACTCAAGCAATAGGTGAAGCATCAAGAGTTCATCGCATTTTGGAAATTGATCCTGTTACAAATACGCAACGAATGTTTGCTTATCTTAATGATGGTGTGATTGGTAGTGGTGGTAATTCGATTCGCTTAAGAGATTGGAAAATTGGGGATATGGTTGCAATCAATGACAGTACGTTTTTAGTATTAGAAGCGGCCTTGAGAGGAACCACGGATATTAAAAGAATTTACCTTATTAATATCAATCAAGCTACTCCAGTAAATTCAGGATTGTATAATGGCCTTACTTTAGAAGGTCTTGTTGACTCCAGTGGATTAGCAAATAATAGTATCAAAGCAGTGAAGAAAACATTGTTTATGGATTTATTAGCAAATGGCTGGCCTGCAGTTTTGGATAAAGCAGAAGGGTTAGCAATATTAAATGACAGTACGATTGCGGTTTGTAATGATAATGACTTTGGACAATCTTGCCCACTCGCAGATGGACTTCCAATTGCCACAAATAATAAGAGTCATATAATTACTTATGGATTGCATGGAGCAAATAAAATTCCTAATTATCAAAATCCTCCTTCAATTAATATATCACAAGGACAAACTGGTTTTAGTACATCACAAACTCCATATTTGATTCCTACTTTGCCAAATGTTTCATTTACATCTATCTTAACTGCAGGTGATACTGCTACAAATGGATATAAAATGACAGGAATTCCTGATGGGACCGGAGCATTAGATAATGAAGATGGAACGTTTAGTTTATTTGTAAATCACGAAATACCAAGTGCAGGAGGAGTCCTTAGAGCGCATGGAGCCAAAGGAGGATTTATTTCTAAATGGATTATTGATAAGAATAGTCTTGAAGTTTTAAATGGAAGTGATTTAATAAGAACAGTGAAACTTTGGAATGGATCAGGATACACTAACTATAATCCTGAGGATACAACAAGCAGAAAAGCATTTAATCGTTTTTGTTCTGCAGATCTTCCAGAAGTTTCTGCATTTTATAATGATGCAACTGGATTTGGTACAGAGGAGCGTATTTTTATAAATGGTGAAGAGGCAGGTAATGAAGGTCGTGCGTTTGCTCATATTGTTACAGGTCCAAATGCAGGTACAAGTTATGAACTTCCGGCATTAGGTAAATTCTCCTGGGAAAATGCACTGGCAAACCCAGCAACAGGTAATAAAACAATTGTAATTGGAACAGATGATTCTACTCCAGGACAAGTTTATATTTATATAGGAAATAAAACTAAAAATGGCACAGAAGTAGATAAAGCTGGTTTAACAAATGGTAAATTATATGGAATCTCCGTTTCCGGTTTTAATACAGAAACCAACACAAATATACCAGCGGTTAACACGGCATTTGGGTTAATTGATTTAGGAATTGTAAGTGATTCATCGGGTGCATCCTTAAATACCAAAAGTAACAACCTTGGTGTTACAAATTTCTTGAGACCTGAAGATGGAGCATGGGACCCAGTAAATCCAAATGATTTTTATTTTGTAACTACCAACGGATTTACAAGTCCAAGTCGGTTATGGAGATTACACTTCAACGATATTAACGATATGAATTCTGGCGGACTTATATCAGTGCTTCTGGTTGGAACAGAAGGTCCAAAGATGATGGATAATTTGACCATTGATAATTCAGGTCACATTTTAATTCAAGAAGATCCAGGAAATCAAACATATATTGCAAAGATTTGGCAGTATACAATTGCAACTGGTGAAATAAAAGAAATTGCGCATCATGATCCAAATCGATTTCTAACTGGTGCTGTAAATTTTTTAACCCAGGATGAAGAATCCTCAGGGATCATTGATGTACAAAGTATTTTGGGACCAGGCAAATTCTTATTAGTCGACCAGGCGCATTATTCCATTGCAGGAGAAGTTTATGAGGGTGGTCAAATACTTGCTTTGTTTAATGGAGATACATACAACGCAAATCCTGAAATAGATTTATATGGAAATGGAATAGAGATTTTTGATGGAGACCCGAATCCAAATCCTTATAACAATACTTTATTTGGAGTTACCAATATTGGAAGTACAGTAGATAGGACTTTTATTATTCAAAATAATGGCGTTGGAAATTTGAATATTCAAGCTATTCATTTTAGAGGTATAAATGCCGGCTCATTTTCATTAGTGTTTCCACCAATATTTCCTTTGAATTTACAGGTTGGAGGATCCCAAAGTTTTACAGTAAGATTTACACCAAATACTACCGGTACGCACGTTTCAACCATTCATATTATAAGTAATGATATTGATGAAAAAAATTATGATTTTGGTTTACAAGGGGATGTGCTAACGAGTGTCACCAGTTTAAACGATAAAATTTCAAATATAGATTTATTTCCGAATCCAACTTCTTATGAGTCAATTCTTACTTTGACTGCAGCGTCTGCAGAGCAAATTCATATATCCATAGTTGATGTGCAGGGAAAACTAGTATTGACGCCGATTGAGAAAACTTTAAATGTTGGAAAAAATGCTATTCCACTTTCAACAAGTAAGCTTATGAGCGGCATCTATTTTATTCAACTTAAATCAGGGAGTTATTCCAATAAGTTAAAGTTAGAAGTAATGCATTGA